Proteins from a genomic interval of Nematostella vectensis chromosome 12, jaNemVect1.1, whole genome shotgun sequence:
- the LOC5506883 gene encoding voltage-dependent T-type calcium channel subunit alpha-1G isoform X2 translates to MVVKMVAMGVFGSHGYLQDTWNKLDFVIIVMGVIEKSLQGSDYLTIIRAFRVLRPLRAINKVPSIRILVTLLLDTLPMLGNVLLLSFLVFFVFGIIGVQLWQGKLRNRCFASTNDTALLLSFNQSVFYKPSFIQPDFVCSGPTNTGMTSCLSDIPHSYLHGRQCTLPPENLTSNSSNCADWNSLYRDCREDGPNPFWGTISFDNIAIAWMVIFQVITLEGWSDVMYLVQDTHSFWNWIYFIILIVIGAFFLVNLCLVVITMQFQETKAREIELMEENRRRQRYRSSRFSLSCLEKLRRTFCPGRCQGEPKEHIHHHHHHIYHHHHFHHHLYDCYTPSSPGLALSSDEDKFFGQDICQPDTLQIPEITIDEGDRKAFLRPPEQLTLSRRESDTSVCSHSFSLHAEAKSSVSIDEILTTSSVTLTVPGSPSGFIAAAHTSVRATTSLPEDSILKENRASFQTRAQALATAEVNADQRCLRAQGARQRSRNAESKERIRESPTLSGAKIQGTSRNIEAVSVCSPGLSRSYTGSPTISARSYEMTDSEGLMCDVSPSLPRLRVVSCHGSPTMSRNATPTAQSPNLSRSNDQTNESHNESRGESPNQSRHSRRYSQPFGLKEVNWTRKTSEKRQKNRRLDLKELAIEELQDEEPESKFSLRKFSIKNKQKGAKNSLNACTSRDESKVTRARWGSSEDLTQDLKRDLQLSLSSDKGSLDSLSKHADIKHEGRIKSTDNGMPSKVPRDASRDKQKSSDKVTSSKWDMLRDASRDAGDFFLNRNAVKGDMFQDEPLALATTDVAEPRPNPFLLDDDVDDSVFDFHQSDSYDVSRDMGVVHRFRAFCRRMAESRHFSRLIMIAILLNMICMGLEHHNQPQALTVTLEKTNIVFVTIFVLEMIINVISFGIMGYLSQLQNIFDGFVVVLSVTELLLENGYARLSVFRSIRLLRIFKLVRPVRYQLLVVIRTMTSVVTFFGLLFLFMFAFAILGMNLFGGEFYFPNAENISVPARTSFDSFLWAMVTVFQILTQENWNQVMFKGMRATSYWAALYFIALMTVGYYVLFNLLVAILVEGFTSSGCKTSAISQDTAEASRQRHHNQADHLKAPCHRNPLTLVNNEAGSYDRDQHAEPAMDYCGHALRNALLSGASPQTRDSSKKSGKTCNSRKTSLERCLSSGPVGELSFTLPELKQMRQTSISLLRKTRRNPGSSRIPGQPVYNPAFVDDDVIKTQVQMKGFSPRKSSNLDDEDNVDDEKITEKLELETPEGNIPEACKTVFFKPEVKVKEVNKPDIKSSKIIQPKVIEPEVTYEESCEEIPYMAYYTQVGDGMPSVMKGRRQSTLVQPRKKVSVFAVRHDWSFFMFAPDNRFRQRMRAVCSHRAFDYVILVFIIFSCAVLAIEAPDIAEQGLKRQIIDISMLVFTIIFTIEMLIKLVAMGLVLGPGTYLRDGWDVLDGFLVMVSWIDIIVTYTSHVSPEVLGTLRVFRALRTLRPLRVIRRAPGLKLVVQTLLYSLKPIGNTVLIAAIFFVMFGILGVQLFKGKFYYCEGDSHVISKQECANSTRGQWVNRRYNFDDLLQALISLFVVSTKDGWVEIMHHGIDAVDVDVQPIVNYAEWRLVYFIPFLLLGGFLVLNMIVGVVVENFQRCRERMDEEEQARPHRKGKKARNQMQAEDSLYYESYGPLRLKIHFICTHRNWDITIAAIICINVICMSLEHYKMPQSYEVFVETTNYFFTSVFVIEVVVKVIALGFVRYPKDRWNLIDLAIVLLSVTGIVLELLVKVDHLFNPTVIRTLRVLRITRVLKLVKLAKGVRSLLDTLFEALPQVANLGLLFFLLFFIYSCLGIQLFGSLECSHDYPCQGFNRHAHFRDFGTAMLTLFRIATGDNWNGILKDTLRSKCEDSADCSKNCCLSRYTSPLYFVTFVLAAQFVLVNVVIAVLMKHLKESKEKIAATMAAKDIEKKLKLLTLVARNFIRAKAARKSSQPSQDLNRRRSVVELGLGGIELAQLKSHTQKWKSATLYRDVAKADAIFQEYMHLNASLRKAKMKAMRTTSNKIERTSSLVERSTKRPLQRRHTISDLNSFSPQASPSIAKRTVWKSGIEL, encoded by the exons ATGGTCGTCAAGATGGTTGCTATGGGCGTTTTTGGTAGCCATGGTTACCTACAAGACACGTGGAACAAACTGGACTTTGTCATCATTGTAATGGG TGTTATCGAGAAGTCCCTCCAAGGAAGTGATTACCTGACCATCATCCGCGCTTTCCGAGTCCTTCGTCCATTACGCGCCATCAACAAAGTCCCAA GTATCCGTATCCTGGTGACGCTACTGCTGGACACTCTGCCCATGCTTGGGAACGTGCTCCTCCTCTCCTTCCTCGTGTTTTTCGTGTTCGGGATCATCGGGGTTCAGCTATGGCAGGGGAAACTCCGCAATCGCTGCTTCGCGTCAACCAATGACACGGCTTTACTGTTAAG CTTCAACCAGTCCGTATTTTACAAGCCCTCGTTCATCCAGCCTGACTTTGTGTGCAGTGGTCCTACTAATACGGGCATGACGAGCTGCCTAAGTGACATCCCTCATAGCTACCTACACGGCAGACAATGCACGCTACCACCCGAGAACCTGACCTCGAACTCCTCCAACTGTGCGGATTGGAATAGTCTATACAGGGACTGCAGGGAAGATGGACCGAATCCATTCTGGGGGACTATTTCCTTTGATAACATTGCTATTGCCTGGATGGTCATATTCCAG GTTATCACTTTAGAAGGCTGGTCCGATGTCATGTATCTCGTGCAGGACACGCACAGCTTCTGGAATTGGATTTACTTCATCATTCTAATTGTG ATTGGTGCTTTCTTTCTGGTCAATCTTTGCCTGGTCGTCATAACCATGCAATTCCAGGAAACCAAAGCACGAGAGATTGAACTCATGGAAGAGAACCGCCGACGACAACGATACCGGTCAAGCCGGTTTAGCTTGTCTTGTCTGGAAAAACTGCGCCGGACATTTTGTCCTGGTCGCTGCCAGGGGGAGCCAAAAGAACACattcatcaccaccatcatcacatctatcatcatcatcatttccaCCATCATCTCTACGATTGCTACACTCCCTCCTCCCCAGGACTGGCACTCTCATCGGACGAGGACAAGTTTTTCGGACAGGACATTTGCCAACCGGACACCCTTCAGATCCCCGAGATAACAATAGATGAGGGTGATAGGAAGGCTTTCTTGCGCCCGCCAGAACAGCTGACATTATCTAGAAGGGAATCCGACACTTCGGTGTGTTCGCATTCCTTCTCGCTTCACGCCGAGGCGAAGTCGAGTGTTTCTATTGACGAGATCCTCACCACGTCGAGCGTGACTCTGACCGTCCCAGGATCCCCTTCGGGCTTTATTGCCGCTGCGCACACATCTGTTCGTGCCACTACGTCACTTCCGGAAGATAGTAtcttaaaagaaaataggGCTTCTTTTCAAACGCGTGCGCAAGCTTTAGCGACCGCTGAGGTAAATGCCGATCAGAGGTGTTTGCGTGCTCAGGGAGCGAGACAACGGTCGAGGAACGCTGAAAGCAAAGAACGCATCCGCGAGAGCCCTACGCTCTCAGGCGCAAAAATACAAGGGACGTCACGCAATATTGAAGCTGTAAGTGTATGTAGCCCTGGTCTGTCACGGTCctacacaggaagcccaacaaTTTCTGCTCGTTCTTATGAAATGACTGATAGCGAAGGGTTAATGTGTGACGTAAGCCCTTCATTACCTCGACTACGTGTAGTGTCTTGTCACGGCAGTCCTaccatgtcacgcaatgcaACTCCTACGGCGCAAAGTCCAAATTTATCACGAAGTAATGATCAAACTAATGAGTCACACAACGAGTCACGCGGCGAGAGCCCAAATCAGTCACGCCATTCACGGCGTTACAGCCAGCCTTTTGGGCTGAAGGAAGTTAACTGGACACGGAAAACATCTGAAAAACGACAAAAGAACCGACGGCTTGATCTCAAAGAGCTCGCCATCGAGGAGCTACAAGACGAGGAGCCAGAGAGCAAGTTCAGTCTTAGAAAATTCAGCatcaaaaataaacaaaaaggggctaaaaatagcctcaaCGCATGTACGTCACGTGACGAGAGTAAAGTCACGCGTGCGCGATGGGGGTCTAGTGAGGACTTAACGCAGGATCTTAAACGCGATCTTCAGCTGAGTCTGTCGTCTGACAAGGGATCCCTGGACTCGCTATCAAAACATGCTGATATCAAACACGAGGGGAGGATCAAAAGCACTGATAACGGCATGCCCTCCAAGGTCCCGCGGGATGCCTCGAGGGACAAGCAGAAGAGCAGTGATAAGGTCACCTCTTCCAAGTGGGACATGCTACGGGATGCCTCGCGGGACGCGGGTGACTTCTTCTTGAATAGAAATGCTGTGAAAGGAGACATGTTTCAAG ATGAACCCCTTGCCCTTGCCACAACCGATGTCGCCGAGCCCCGCCCAAACCCCTTCCTCCTAGATGATGACGTAGATGACAGTGTTTTCGATTTCCATCAAAGTGACTCCTATGACGTGTCTCGGGATATGGGCGTGGTACACAGGTTCCGCGCGTTTTGCCGGAGAATGGCGGAGAGCAGGCACTTCTCGAGACTGATAATGATAGCGATACTACTGAACATGATATGCATGGGGCTGGAACACCATAACCAG CCCCAGGCGCTCACGGTCACGCTGGAAAAGACCAACATCGTGTTCGTGACGATCTTCGTGCTTGAGATGATCATTAACGTCATCAGCTTTGGCATCATGGGATACCTTAGTCAGCTGCAGAACATCTTTGATGGATTTGTTGTCGTCCTCAG CGTGACCGAGCTCCTACTGGAAAATGGCTACGCGCGTCTCTCCGTGTTCCGTAGCATCCGTCTGTTGCGCATCTTTAAGCTGGTCCGTCCTGTCCGTTACCAGCTGCTGGTCGTGATCCGGACGATGACGAGTGTCGTGACGTTCTTTGGTcttctctttcttttcatgTTCGCCTTCGCCATACTCGGAATGAATCTGTTCGGCGGAGAATTCTATTTTCCAAACGCAGAGAACATTTCTGTTCCTGCGAGAACCAGCTTCGACTCGTTCCTCTGGGCCATGGTGACGGTATTTCAG ATTTTGACTCAGGAGAACTGGAACCAAGTGATGTTCAAGGGAATGCGCGCTACGAGCTACTGGGCAGCTCTCTATTTTATCGCCCTGATGACCGTGGGCTATTATGTGTTATTCAACCTTCTAGTAGCGATCTTAGTGGAGGGGTTCACAAGCTCTGGG TGCAAGACATCTGCGATAAGCCAGGACACAGCCGAAGCCTCTCGACAAAGACACCACAACCAGGCAGACCACCTAAAAGCTCCATGTCATCGCAATCCGCTGACCCTAGTAAATAATGAAGCAGGCTCATATGACAGAGACCAACACGCTGAGCCCGCGATGGATTACTGCGGTCATGCCTTGCGCAACGCATTATTATCAGGCGCATCCCCGCAGACCCGGGATTCATCTAAGAAATCCGGGAAGACCTGTAACAGTCGGAAGACCTCACTGGAGAGGTGCCTGTCGAGTGGTCCGGTAGGCGAGCTGTCGTTTACGTTGCCAGAGTTAAAGCAAATGCGACAGACGTCTATTTCCCTGCTGAGAAAAACGCGTAGAAATCCAGGGTCCTCGCGTATTCCAGGCCAGCCCGTATATAACCCGGCATTTGTcgacgatgacgtcataaaaacTCAGGTACAGATGAAGGGGTTTTCCCCGAGAAAATCAAGTAACCTTGACGACGAAGATAACGTAGATGATGAAAAAATAACTGAGAAGCTGGAGCTAGAGACACCTGAAGGGAACATACCGGAAGCCTGTAAAACAGTATTCTTTAAACCGGAAGTAAAAGTAAAGGAAGTCAACAAGCCCGATATCAAATCTTCGAAAATCATTCAACCGAAAGTAATCGAACCGGAAGTAACGTATGAAGAGAGTTGCGAAGAAATACCTTATATGGCTTACTATACTCAAGTGGGGGATGGCATGCCGAGCGTTATGAAGGGGAGGCGGCAAAGCACATTG GTTCAGCCGCGAAAGAAGGTCAGCGTGTTCGCCGTCAGACACGACTGGTCCTTCTTCATGTTCGCCCCTGACAACCG GTTTCGTCAGCGCATGCGCGCGGTGTGCAGCCACCGTGCGTTTGATTACGTCATCCTGGTCTTTATCATATTCAGCTGCGCAGTGCTTGCGATAGAGGCTCCCGATATCGCCGAGCAGGGACTG AAGCGCCAGATAATAGACATCTCGATGCTGGTCTTCACCATCATATTCACAATAGAGATGTTGATAAAG CTGGTTGCCATGGGTCTGGTACTCGGTCCGGGGACTTACCTCAGGGACGGGTGGGACGTTCTGGACGGTTTCCTGGTAATGGTGTCGTGGATTGACATCATCGTCACCTACACGTCGCATGTGTCGCCCGAGGTCCTCGGGACTCTGCGGGTCTTTCGAGCGCTGCGGACCCTCAGGCCGCTCAG GGTAATTCGTCGTGCTCCTGGTCTCAAGCTCGTGGTGCAGACACTTCTCTACTCTCTCAAACCCATCGGCAACACCGTCCTCATTGCCGCGATTTTCTTTGTCATGTTTGGTATTCTTGGAGTTCAG CTTTTCAAAGGCAAGTTTTATTACTGTGAAGGAgatagtcacgtgatcagcAAGCAGGAGTGCGCCAACAGTACGCGTGGTCAGTGGGTTAACCGCCGCTACAACTTTGACGATCTACTGCAG GCGCTCATTTCTCTTTTCGTGGTCTCCACAAAGGACGGATGGGTTGAAATAATGCATCATGGGATAGATGCAGTGGATGTCGATGTTCAG CCAATAGTGAACTACGCCGAATGGCGACTAGTCTATTTCATACCCTTCCTTCTCCTTGGTGGCTTCCTCGTGCTTAACATGAtagtgggcgtggtcgtggAAAACTTCCAGCGCTGCCGTGAAAGAATGGACGAAGAGGAGCAGGCCAGGCCGCATAGGAAGGGCAAAAAGGCGCGAAATCAGATGCAAG CCGAAGATTCGCTTTACTACGAGTCGTATGGCCCGCTTCGCCTCAAGATCCACTTTATCTGTACACACAGGAACTGGGATATTACTATCGCGGCCATTATATGCATCAACGTCATCTGTATGTCACTGGAGCATTACAAGATGCCACAG TCATACGAGGTTTTCGTGGAGACGACAAACTACTTCTTCACTTCTGTGTTCGTGATTGAAGTCGTTGTTAAAGTCATCGCTCTCGGCTTTGTTAGATATCCCAAGGACAG ATGGAACCTCATCGATCTGGCTATCGTGTTGCTGTCTGTGACAGGAATCGTCCTCGAACTCTTAGTGAAAGTGGATCATCTTTTTAACCCGACAGTTATACGTACTCTGCGCGTGCTCAGAATCACTCGAG TTCTAAAGCTAGTAAAGCTGGCCAAAGGTGTTCGCTCCCTTCTTGACACTCTCTTCGAAGCTCTGCCTCAG GTAGCCAATCTTGGATTGTTATTCTTTCTGCTCTTTTTTATCTACTCCTGTCTTGGTATACAGCTTTTTGGATCTCTTG AATGCTCCCATGACTACCCCTGCCAAGGTTTCAACAGACACGCCCACTTCAGGGATTTCGGTACCGCTATGCTGACACTGTTCAGGATCGCCACGGGAGATAACTGGAATGGGATTCTCAAG GATACTTTGCGATCCAAGTGCGAGGACTCCGCTGACTGCAGTAAGAACTGCTGTCTCAGCAGATACACATCACCG
- the LOC5506883 gene encoding voltage-dependent T-type calcium channel subunit alpha-1G isoform X5 has translation MYLVQDTHSFWNWIYFIILIVIGAFFLVNLCLVVITMQFQETKAREIELMEENRRRQRYRSSRFSLSCLEKLRRTFCPGRCQGEPKEHIHHHHHHIYHHHHFHHHLYDCYTPSSPGLALSSDEDKFFGQDICQPDTLQIPEITIDEGDRKAFLRPPEQLTLSRRESDTSVCSHSFSLHAEAKSSVSIDEILTTSSVTLTVPGSPSGFIAAAHTSVRATTSLPEDSILKENRASFQTRAQALATAEVNADQRCLRAQGARQRSRNAESKERIRESPTLSGAKIQGTSRNIEAVSVCSPGLSRSYTGSPTISARSYEMTDSEGLMCDVSPSLPRLRVVSCHGSPTMSRNATPTAQSPNLSRSNDQTNESHNESRGESPNQSRHSRRYSQPFGLKEVNWTRKTSEKRQKNRRLDLKELAIEELQDEEPESKFSLRKFSIKNKQKGAKNSLNACTSRDESKVTRARWGSSEDLTQDLKRDLQLSLSSDKGSLDSLSKHADIKHEGRIKSTDNGMPSKVPRDASRDKQKSSDKVTSSKWDMLRDASRDAGDFFLNRNAVKGDMFQDEPLALATTDVAEPRPNPFLLDDDVDDSVFDFHQSDSYDVSRDMGVVHRFRAFCRRMAESRHFSRLIMIAILLNMICMGLEHHNQPQALTVTLEKTNIVFVTIFVLEMIINVISFGIMGYLSQLQNIFDGFVVVLSVTELLLENGYARLSVFRSIRLLRIFKLVRPVRYQLLVVIRTMTSVVTFFGLLFLFMFAFAILGMNLFGGEFYFPNAENISVPARTSFDSFLWAMVTVFQILTQENWNQVMFKGMRATSYWAALYFIALMTVGYYVLFNLLVAILVEGFTSSGCKTSAISQDTAEASRQRHHNQADHLKAPCHRNPLTLVNNEAGSYDRDQHAEPAMDYCGHALRNALLSGASPQTRDSSKKSGKTCNSRKTSLERCLSSGPVGELSFTLPELKQMRQTSISLLRKTRRNPGSSRIPGQPVYNPAFVDDDVIKTQVQMKGFSPRKSSNLDDEDNVDDEKITEKLELETPEGNIPEACKTVFFKPEVKVKEVNKPDIKSSKIIQPKVIEPEVTYEESCEEIPYMAYYTQVGDGMPSVMKGRRQSTLVQPRKKVSVFAVRHDWSFFMFAPDNRFRQRMRAVCSHRAFDYVILVFIIFSCAVLAIEAPDIAEQGLKRQIIDISMLVFTIIFTIEMLIKLVAMGLVLGPGTYLRDGWDVLDGFLVMVSWIDIIVTYTSHVSPEVLGTLRVFRALRTLRPLRVIRRAPGLKLVVQTLLYSLKPIGNTVLIAAIFFVMFGILGVQLFKGKFYYCEGDSHVISKQECANSTRGQWVNRRYNFDDLLQALISLFVVSTKDGWVEIMHHGIDAVDVDVQPIVNYAEWRLVYFIPFLLLGGFLVLNMIVGVVVENFQRCRERMDEEEQARPHRKGKKARNQMQAEDSLYYESYGPLRLKIHFICTHRNWDITIAAIICINVICMSLEHYKMPQSYEVFVETTNYFFTSVFVIEVVVKVIALGFVRYPKDRWNLIDLAIVLLSVTGIVLELLVKVDHLFNPTVIRTLRVLRITRVLKLVKLAKGVRSLLDTLFEALPQVANLGLLFFLLFFIYSCLGIQLFGSLECSHDYPCQGFNRHAHFRDFGTAMLTLFRIATGDNWNGILKDTLRSKCEDSADCSKNCCLSRYTSPLYFVTFVLAAQFVLVNVVIAVLMKHLKESKEKIAATMAAKDIEKKLKLLTLVARNFIRAKAARKSSQPSQDLNRRRSVVELGLGGIELAQLKSHTQKWKSATLYRDVAKADAIFQEYMHLNASLRKAKMKAMRTTSNKIERTSSLVERSTKRPLQRRHTISDLNSFSPQASPSIAKRTVWKSGIEL, from the exons ATGTATCTCGTGCAGGACACGCACAGCTTCTGGAATTGGATTTACTTCATCATTCTAATTGTG ATTGGTGCTTTCTTTCTGGTCAATCTTTGCCTGGTCGTCATAACCATGCAATTCCAGGAAACCAAAGCACGAGAGATTGAACTCATGGAAGAGAACCGCCGACGACAACGATACCGGTCAAGCCGGTTTAGCTTGTCTTGTCTGGAAAAACTGCGCCGGACATTTTGTCCTGGTCGCTGCCAGGGGGAGCCAAAAGAACACattcatcaccaccatcatcacatctatcatcatcatcatttccaCCATCATCTCTACGATTGCTACACTCCCTCCTCCCCAGGACTGGCACTCTCATCGGACGAGGACAAGTTTTTCGGACAGGACATTTGCCAACCGGACACCCTTCAGATCCCCGAGATAACAATAGATGAGGGTGATAGGAAGGCTTTCTTGCGCCCGCCAGAACAGCTGACATTATCTAGAAGGGAATCCGACACTTCGGTGTGTTCGCATTCCTTCTCGCTTCACGCCGAGGCGAAGTCGAGTGTTTCTATTGACGAGATCCTCACCACGTCGAGCGTGACTCTGACCGTCCCAGGATCCCCTTCGGGCTTTATTGCCGCTGCGCACACATCTGTTCGTGCCACTACGTCACTTCCGGAAGATAGTAtcttaaaagaaaataggGCTTCTTTTCAAACGCGTGCGCAAGCTTTAGCGACCGCTGAGGTAAATGCCGATCAGAGGTGTTTGCGTGCTCAGGGAGCGAGACAACGGTCGAGGAACGCTGAAAGCAAAGAACGCATCCGCGAGAGCCCTACGCTCTCAGGCGCAAAAATACAAGGGACGTCACGCAATATTGAAGCTGTAAGTGTATGTAGCCCTGGTCTGTCACGGTCctacacaggaagcccaacaaTTTCTGCTCGTTCTTATGAAATGACTGATAGCGAAGGGTTAATGTGTGACGTAAGCCCTTCATTACCTCGACTACGTGTAGTGTCTTGTCACGGCAGTCCTaccatgtcacgcaatgcaACTCCTACGGCGCAAAGTCCAAATTTATCACGAAGTAATGATCAAACTAATGAGTCACACAACGAGTCACGCGGCGAGAGCCCAAATCAGTCACGCCATTCACGGCGTTACAGCCAGCCTTTTGGGCTGAAGGAAGTTAACTGGACACGGAAAACATCTGAAAAACGACAAAAGAACCGACGGCTTGATCTCAAAGAGCTCGCCATCGAGGAGCTACAAGACGAGGAGCCAGAGAGCAAGTTCAGTCTTAGAAAATTCAGCatcaaaaataaacaaaaaggggctaaaaatagcctcaaCGCATGTACGTCACGTGACGAGAGTAAAGTCACGCGTGCGCGATGGGGGTCTAGTGAGGACTTAACGCAGGATCTTAAACGCGATCTTCAGCTGAGTCTGTCGTCTGACAAGGGATCCCTGGACTCGCTATCAAAACATGCTGATATCAAACACGAGGGGAGGATCAAAAGCACTGATAACGGCATGCCCTCCAAGGTCCCGCGGGATGCCTCGAGGGACAAGCAGAAGAGCAGTGATAAGGTCACCTCTTCCAAGTGGGACATGCTACGGGATGCCTCGCGGGACGCGGGTGACTTCTTCTTGAATAGAAATGCTGTGAAAGGAGACATGTTTCAAG ATGAACCCCTTGCCCTTGCCACAACCGATGTCGCCGAGCCCCGCCCAAACCCCTTCCTCCTAGATGATGACGTAGATGACAGTGTTTTCGATTTCCATCAAAGTGACTCCTATGACGTGTCTCGGGATATGGGCGTGGTACACAGGTTCCGCGCGTTTTGCCGGAGAATGGCGGAGAGCAGGCACTTCTCGAGACTGATAATGATAGCGATACTACTGAACATGATATGCATGGGGCTGGAACACCATAACCAG CCCCAGGCGCTCACGGTCACGCTGGAAAAGACCAACATCGTGTTCGTGACGATCTTCGTGCTTGAGATGATCATTAACGTCATCAGCTTTGGCATCATGGGATACCTTAGTCAGCTGCAGAACATCTTTGATGGATTTGTTGTCGTCCTCAG CGTGACCGAGCTCCTACTGGAAAATGGCTACGCGCGTCTCTCCGTGTTCCGTAGCATCCGTCTGTTGCGCATCTTTAAGCTGGTCCGTCCTGTCCGTTACCAGCTGCTGGTCGTGATCCGGACGATGACGAGTGTCGTGACGTTCTTTGGTcttctctttcttttcatgTTCGCCTTCGCCATACTCGGAATGAATCTGTTCGGCGGAGAATTCTATTTTCCAAACGCAGAGAACATTTCTGTTCCTGCGAGAACCAGCTTCGACTCGTTCCTCTGGGCCATGGTGACGGTATTTCAG ATTTTGACTCAGGAGAACTGGAACCAAGTGATGTTCAAGGGAATGCGCGCTACGAGCTACTGGGCAGCTCTCTATTTTATCGCCCTGATGACCGTGGGCTATTATGTGTTATTCAACCTTCTAGTAGCGATCTTAGTGGAGGGGTTCACAAGCTCTGGG TGCAAGACATCTGCGATAAGCCAGGACACAGCCGAAGCCTCTCGACAAAGACACCACAACCAGGCAGACCACCTAAAAGCTCCATGTCATCGCAATCCGCTGACCCTAGTAAATAATGAAGCAGGCTCATATGACAGAGACCAACACGCTGAGCCCGCGATGGATTACTGCGGTCATGCCTTGCGCAACGCATTATTATCAGGCGCATCCCCGCAGACCCGGGATTCATCTAAGAAATCCGGGAAGACCTGTAACAGTCGGAAGACCTCACTGGAGAGGTGCCTGTCGAGTGGTCCGGTAGGCGAGCTGTCGTTTACGTTGCCAGAGTTAAAGCAAATGCGACAGACGTCTATTTCCCTGCTGAGAAAAACGCGTAGAAATCCAGGGTCCTCGCGTATTCCAGGCCAGCCCGTATATAACCCGGCATTTGTcgacgatgacgtcataaaaacTCAGGTACAGATGAAGGGGTTTTCCCCGAGAAAATCAAGTAACCTTGACGACGAAGATAACGTAGATGATGAAAAAATAACTGAGAAGCTGGAGCTAGAGACACCTGAAGGGAACATACCGGAAGCCTGTAAAACAGTATTCTTTAAACCGGAAGTAAAAGTAAAGGAAGTCAACAAGCCCGATATCAAATCTTCGAAAATCATTCAACCGAAAGTAATCGAACCGGAAGTAACGTATGAAGAGAGTTGCGAAGAAATACCTTATATGGCTTACTATACTCAAGTGGGGGATGGCATGCCGAGCGTTATGAAGGGGAGGCGGCAAAGCACATTG GTTCAGCCGCGAAAGAAGGTCAGCGTGTTCGCCGTCAGACACGACTGGTCCTTCTTCATGTTCGCCCCTGACAACCG GTTTCGTCAGCGCATGCGCGCGGTGTGCAGCCACCGTGCGTTTGATTACGTCATCCTGGTCTTTATCATATTCAGCTGCGCAGTGCTTGCGATAGAGGCTCCCGATATCGCCGAGCAGGGACTG AAGCGCCAGATAATAGACATCTCGATGCTGGTCTTCACCATCATATTCACAATAGAGATGTTGATAAAG CTGGTTGCCATGGGTCTGGTACTCGGTCCGGGGACTTACCTCAGGGACGGGTGGGACGTTCTGGACGGTTTCCTGGTAATGGTGTCGTGGATTGACATCATCGTCACCTACACGTCGCATGTGTCGCCCGAGGTCCTCGGGACTCTGCGGGTCTTTCGAGCGCTGCGGACCCTCAGGCCGCTCAG GGTAATTCGTCGTGCTCCTGGTCTCAAGCTCGTGGTGCAGACACTTCTCTACTCTCTCAAACCCATCGGCAACACCGTCCTCATTGCCGCGATTTTCTTTGTCATGTTTGGTATTCTTGGAGTTCAG CTTTTCAAAGGCAAGTTTTATTACTGTGAAGGAgatagtcacgtgatcagcAAGCAGGAGTGCGCCAACAGTACGCGTGGTCAGTGGGTTAACCGCCGCTACAACTTTGACGATCTACTGCAG GCGCTCATTTCTCTTTTCGTGGTCTCCACAAAGGACGGATGGGTTGAAATAATGCATCATGGGATAGATGCAGTGGATGTCGATGTTCAG CCAATAGTGAACTACGCCGAATGGCGACTAGTCTATTTCATACCCTTCCTTCTCCTTGGTGGCTTCCTCGTGCTTAACATGAtagtgggcgtggtcgtggAAAACTTCCAGCGCTGCCGTGAAAGAATGGACGAAGAGGAGCAGGCCAGGCCGCATAGGAAGGGCAAAAAGGCGCGAAATCAGATGCAAG CCGAAGATTCGCTTTACTACGAGTCGTATGGCCCGCTTCGCCTCAAGATCCACTTTATCTGTACACACAGGAACTGGGATATTACTATCGCGGCCATTATATGCATCAACGTCATCTGTATGTCACTGGAGCATTACAAGATGCCACAG TCATACGAGGTTTTCGTGGAGACGACAAACTACTTCTTCACTTCTGTGTTCGTGATTGAAGTCGTTGTTAAAGTCATCGCTCTCGGCTTTGTTAGATATCCCAAGGACAG ATGGAACCTCATCGATCTGGCTATCGTGTTGCTGTCTGTGACAGGAATCGTCCTCGAACTCTTAGTGAAAGTGGATCATCTTTTTAACCCGACAGTTATACGTACTCTGCGCGTGCTCAGAATCACTCGAG TTCTAAAGCTAGTAAAGCTGGCCAAAGGTGTTCGCTCCCTTCTTGACACTCTCTTCGAAGCTCTGCCTCAG GTAGCCAATCTTGGATTGTTATTCTTTCTGCTCTTTTTTATCTACTCCTGTCTTGGTATACAGCTTTTTGGATCTCTTG AATGCTCCCATGACTACCCCTGCCAAGGTTTCAACAGACACGCCCACTTCAGGGATTTCGGTACCGCTATGCTGACACTGTTCAGGATCGCCACGGGAGATAACTGGAATGGGATTCTCAAG GATACTTTGCGATCCAAGTGCGAGGACTCCGCTGACTGCAGTAAGAACTGCTGTCTCAGCAGATACACATCACCG